The following proteins are encoded in a genomic region of Ostrea edulis chromosome 7, xbOstEdul1.1, whole genome shotgun sequence:
- the LOC125655383 gene encoding uncharacterized protein LOC125655383 isoform X2 — MCKCIWECLPLSVLQSSRRLFQSCESHSQCTGTYGARECKLITVGSVIWETCTSNAECTGTENGGRCVYSDVTRTQTCACDEDFLTNGSYCLPVNKKLFETCEVNDQCNGTLGLEICRTVGDRKVCFCGSQYIADMASLTCHKVGRQLLQSCQYCVQCNGTTHATVCGLFGNRSLCFCNKGIVESNGKCTEEIMYRFMFVGAGGLLFGIFYSIVTLVRKCRRNILSRSGRFVVQSDQENINLQSTLYAVPSDIRNYVEPSTFVHQDTQRLANYTYNHLNEPLEMEDNAFSQQMFVEQDPCDDVYNHLHEKEAPLCQGVYDVAENVSKGMFQSSDDDPTSTDFYDFAEPIDVNTF, encoded by the exons GTAGCCGACGGCTTTTCCAATCTTGTGAATCACACAGTCAATGTACAGGAACTTATGGGGCACGGGAATGTAAATTGATCACTG TTGGGTCAGTCATATGGGAGACGTGTACATCAAATGCAGAATGTACCGGTACAGAAAATGGGGGGAGATGTGTCTACAGCGATGTTACACGGACTCAAACATGTGCCTGCGATGAGGATTTTCTAACAAATGGTTCATATTGTTTACCAG TCAATAAAAAGCTTTTTGAGACTTGTGAAGTAAATGATCAGTGCAATGGAACGTTGGGTTTGGAAATCTGCAGAACAGTTGGTGATAGAAAGGTGTGTTTCTGTGGATCTCAATACATAGCTGACATGGCTTCCTTAACATGTCACAAAG TTGGTAGACAGCTGCTTCAATCCTGTCAGTATTGTGTGCAATGTAACGGGACTACACATGCAACTGTGTGTGGATTGTTTGGAAACAGATCACTATGCTTTTGCAATAAAGGCATTGTTGAATCTAATGGGAAATGTACCGAAG aaataatGTATCGATTTATGTTTGTCGGAGCAGGCGGGCTTCTCTTTGGAATATTTTACTCGATTGTAACACTTGTACGTAAATGTAGAAGAAACATACTATCCAGAAGTGGAAG GTTTGTAGTACAGTCTGATCAAGAAAACATCAATCTTCAATCCACTCTGTATGCTGTGCCCAGTGATATTAGGAATTATGTG gaacCTTCAACGTTTGTTCACCAAGATACCCAAAGACTAGCAAATTACACATACAATCACCTCAACGAACCATTGGAAATGGAAGATAATGCGTTCTCTCAGCAAATGTTTGTAGAGCAGGACCCTTGTGATGACGTGTACAACCACCTCCATGAAAAAGAAGCACCACTGTGTCAAGGCGTGTATGACGTCGCGGAAAATGTCTCTAAAGGCATGTTCCAGAGTTCTGATGATGACCCCACATCGACTGATTTCTATGATTTTGCTGAACCTATAGATGTAAACACATTCTAA
- the LOC125655383 gene encoding stabilin-1-like isoform X1 — MCKCIWECLPLSVLQSSRRLFQSCESHSQCTGTYGARECKLITGIQMCHCPDNYTVFRNFCLKVGSVIWETCTSNAECTGTENGGRCVYSDVTRTQTCACDEDFLTNGSYCLPVNKKLFETCEVNDQCNGTLGLEICRTVGDRKVCFCGSQYIADMASLTCHKVGRQLLQSCQYCVQCNGTTHATVCGLFGNRSLCFCNKGIVESNGKCTEEIMYRFMFVGAGGLLFGIFYSIVTLVRKCRRNILSRSGRFVVQSDQENINLQSTLYAVPSDIRNYVEPSTFVHQDTQRLANYTYNHLNEPLEMEDNAFSQQMFVEQDPCDDVYNHLHEKEAPLCQGVYDVAENVSKGMFQSSDDDPTSTDFYDFAEPIDVNTF; from the exons GTAGCCGACGGCTTTTCCAATCTTGTGAATCACACAGTCAATGTACAGGAACTTATGGGGCACGGGAATGTAAATTGATCACTGGTATACAAATGTGTCACTGTCCGGATAATTACACAGTTTTTCGAAACTTTTGTTTAAAAG TTGGGTCAGTCATATGGGAGACGTGTACATCAAATGCAGAATGTACCGGTACAGAAAATGGGGGGAGATGTGTCTACAGCGATGTTACACGGACTCAAACATGTGCCTGCGATGAGGATTTTCTAACAAATGGTTCATATTGTTTACCAG TCAATAAAAAGCTTTTTGAGACTTGTGAAGTAAATGATCAGTGCAATGGAACGTTGGGTTTGGAAATCTGCAGAACAGTTGGTGATAGAAAGGTGTGTTTCTGTGGATCTCAATACATAGCTGACATGGCTTCCTTAACATGTCACAAAG TTGGTAGACAGCTGCTTCAATCCTGTCAGTATTGTGTGCAATGTAACGGGACTACACATGCAACTGTGTGTGGATTGTTTGGAAACAGATCACTATGCTTTTGCAATAAAGGCATTGTTGAATCTAATGGGAAATGTACCGAAG aaataatGTATCGATTTATGTTTGTCGGAGCAGGCGGGCTTCTCTTTGGAATATTTTACTCGATTGTAACACTTGTACGTAAATGTAGAAGAAACATACTATCCAGAAGTGGAAG GTTTGTAGTACAGTCTGATCAAGAAAACATCAATCTTCAATCCACTCTGTATGCTGTGCCCAGTGATATTAGGAATTATGTG gaacCTTCAACGTTTGTTCACCAAGATACCCAAAGACTAGCAAATTACACATACAATCACCTCAACGAACCATTGGAAATGGAAGATAATGCGTTCTCTCAGCAAATGTTTGTAGAGCAGGACCCTTGTGATGACGTGTACAACCACCTCCATGAAAAAGAAGCACCACTGTGTCAAGGCGTGTATGACGTCGCGGAAAATGTCTCTAAAGGCATGTTCCAGAGTTCTGATGATGACCCCACATCGACTGATTTCTATGATTTTGCTGAACCTATAGATGTAAACACATTCTAA